The Pyrus communis chromosome 14, drPyrComm1.1, whole genome shotgun sequence sequence aattttttttcatggtattagagcaagTTACTTCTGTGTGAAGCCCAATGACCATCGTACTTCATGTCATCTGATTTGTATTATCTATGTGTTAGGCTTGACAATTCGCGACACGTAAGGGGGCATGTTGAGAGTATTGATCCCACATTGGAAAAGGAATGGACCTTGCATggacttataagtaattgagctacttcttatattgtcaattggttttacggttgaacttcaattttcttcatgaaGATTTGTAAAActgaatgaataatattattgaTAGCACAAAGTGCGATTATATACACGTGTATACTTGACGTACAAGAGACAATAACTTAATACACAAGAAATAAAACTATGAAAGgattcctaaaactaaagagagtTGGGTTCAAGGCAATCAAGAATTAGGCGAGTAAGACTATACATGCGGGTTTTAGTAGTTAAGCTACCATGTAGTCTCCCTTCCTTCCACTCATAGCAGTTGGAAGGAACCGAATGCATGTttacttaaaataaaataaaataaaaaaataaaggaatcGGAAAACTACAAAGGAGAGAAACTTACgctttttcaatttcttacttGTAAGTAAACACATGGAAAAATTAAGAATTGAAATGATTCTCATATCTATATTTTAGTAAACGCAAGAAACTAAAGAACCAAATTATTTCAATTCATATTTCTTGTAACTAAACATGACCCAAATTTTCCACATGAAACTCCCCTCGTCCCCCTAAAACCCACTAACCAAACCAAATAAAACAATCTTAAAAAAGAAGGGGAGAAATTAAATGGGAAGGTCTTCCGAATCATGTACAAAAAGAAGGTGAGAAATTAAATGGAAGGCTATCCGAATCATATACAAACACTGTCGATCCGTGCAAAATTCATGAAGTTTGGTTGATCAATTTAATCAGTTGGTGTTTGGTTTGGCATGTTGGATTGTACATGGTTGGAGCTAGTTGCAGCACATAACTTATCACTTGGAGATTTTTTATGGTAAAAATATTTGGATACTTTGGAGTATTCAGTATTTTCGgtcttttaattgttaaatttagattttgaatttgtatataaaaatttaatagttaaaatACTATGAGTATTCGCCATTCTGCATGTGATCTTGTCCACATAAACTGCAATTTGGCAAGTACAAAATTACACCAATTTTGCATCAACAAAACAACAGTAAAAGGTCATCAATAAATTTattgtgtaattcataagtaccAGAAATCAAACTCATAATGTAACTTGTAAAGTACGAGTCCGAAATTTGTTCACGATCACTGAACAATCTATGGTGGTTGAATTGTGAATAATTAGGCTTCCAATTCGAAGTAGTAAATGGTAATTCATCTTACCGATGAATGGAAAATCTTTCACTTGAAAATCCCATGCAAATTGTTatggaattttcattttttaatttttttgggtaattgGAATTTTCATCTTTATAAATAAAGCCAAAAACCTCTTTTGGGGTCATTAGCTTCACTaaaattttttgaacaaaaatgctcccaaagtaaaaaatttcaaaagcaacccaaaataatgcacATAATgtaggggtatttttgtcacatcccagcccgggctcCCACCACATCTGGGCCTCGACtctaccatagcacgatattgtccgttttgggccccaaccacgccatCATGactttgtttctgggaactcacacgagaatttcccagtgggtcacccatcatgggagtgctctcgcgcgctactcgcttaacttcggagttccgatgaaatctgaaaccagtgagctcccaaaaggcctcatgctacatataaagcttacaggatctacttccctgggcgatgtgggatgtaataatttttgttattttaataattaattctttttgtacaatttttttaattagtacctcacaattggctattaataatgtgattcaatcagttgttcattaaatattattttatctatttttaaacacgttcaaaacatcttaagaagcatgtaatgccggttataaaaaaatctTTCGCACGTgcataataatgtaattaaattagttgtcaagtgattgtttttttctttaacaaacgatattatctacactaagaggagggAGTGaatttagcctcataatgagctagcaataatgtgattcaatcagattattaaatattattttctctatttttattgaaaattcaatagaatgtagaTAGAATTaaaagaccgattttattatgtgaattcaattgttttgattggtttgtgagAGGTTTTTTCTCGCATGatctaatattattatttacttcaaatatttgattttcattttatcaattcacgcatataaatacatttaaaatgtgtaaattATGTATAACATAccgtaattcaaaaaatatcttctgCACGCACGTGAGCACGTGCATATACATAATCCGAAAAAATGTCTCCTAACTCCAAAAGCCGATATCTTGAATAATTATGAAACGTTTCGAAATCGAGAGTCAGAAACTTGTGTTAGCGGCTCTCtctgtcactctctctctctctctctctctctctctagctagtTAAGCTTtctaaatacaaataaaattacaaacattTTCAAACCGGAACCAAAACACAAAAAGGCTTCATCGCTTCCACCACCGCTTTCATTACTTTCCCCCATTtgtcctcctctctctctttctctctctctctagaaacccTATAAAACCAGGGAAAGAGAAtcgaaaaataaacaaattaaaaagctCAAACTTCTTTTCTGataactaataataataatcccTTCAATCATTCATCCTTTCTACATCTTCTCTCTACCTTGTTTGGATCAGAGACGAAGACCCAGCTCCAACTCGAACGAAAAGCGCCAACTTTACCATGGTTGAAACCAGGCGCAGCTCCTCTTCCAAACGCGCCCTATCGGCCTCCCCTCCTCCCAACCCCAAACGCTCAAAGGTTCGTTCTTTTccatttcaattcaattcaattcctttttGCAGAAATGGGTTTTCTGGGTATTTGAATTTTGCGTTGCATGTGGGATTTCGGGTTGAAAGATTTGATCTTTTTGTTTCATTTGGGGATTCCCAATTGCTTGATTGATCGGTTAATATTGAAATCCTAGGCGTCTGATGCTTCGTCGTCGAACAACGGAGTTAGGAGTGGGCCGCCGGCGGAGCCTTTGGGTCCGATTAAGGAATCTGGGTCCCAATCACCGGAACTTGAGCTCCGACCCTCTGATCCGCCGACCACTGATTCGTTGAAGGCAAGTAACGGCTCTGATGCCACCGCGCTGGAGAGATCCCCCGATGCCGTACCGGAAGGCGAGGCCTTGGTTTCGCCGCAGCCTTTGGGTACCAATCTTTGCTCTCTATCTCCTtgaatgtctttttttttttttttttgtatttgtatgtGGGTTTTAATTGCATGGATAcgttgggtttagggtttgaattttggtttatgttggggttttgggtttgatttcGAATTTCGGTTGTTGGGGGTTCTCAGGGGAAACTGCAGTCCGTGCGGGTTTGAAGCGGGCTAAGAAGCTTCCAAAGAAGACTGCAAAGTCGAATTCGAAATCTGCTTGGGGAATGCTTATTTCGCAGTGCTCAAGGGTGTGTTTTGTTGCTTATTTTCTCCATGTCATTTGTTATCATTGGTTTCTTTGATCCACAAAACTAAATTTGTTGGTTATGTTAAATATAAAGCCTGTAGAAGATATAAAATTTGATTATGTTATGCTTgatactctttgttttgctaAAAGAGATGACTTTATCACATTCTTATATCTAGGTAATGATAGCACTCAATAAAGATCTTATTTCGGGTATATCCTTTCAATCAGTTGGACAGATATCTTAGCTAGTGTTAGGTTTTGTTACATGCAGTACAACGTGACACAGAGTAGCTGGGTGAGTGGGCAAGTTTTCCTCAAGAGTGATGGAATGATGGATTAAATTGTCTTAGGAGAGGGCCAAAACAGTGTTTAGGGTGGCTTGTAATTGTATGACAACCAAGAATGTGTAATTCATTGAGTACTATGCCTCCGTCAACACCTACAAGCAGTGATATTGCGTCCATCAGTCCTCACAATAGAAATCCGGTTGTTATATTCACTGTTAGGGTAGATATTGATGGTTCAAGATATCTCTCttattcttccctacttcataTTTGAGCTTAGATATCTCTCTTTTATACTTTTGTGAACGAAGGCAGTTTAGCATACCTAAGTTCAATATGAAGTACGATTGTAGGAAAGAATATGAAGTACCAGTCTCCATTTGTCAATATGATGATATCATACATTGCTTTTTCATGCCTTCAACGTGGACCATAGTACTCTTCAGTGGTTCCTTATAGGTAACTTTCTAGTTGTGAGGATCTCATTAACATTGTTGTTGGAGTGCATTCAGTAAAAATAGTCAATGATTATATTGGATTATTTAGGGCATGCCTGGTGATctttatgtttttagtttttcagcACCTTTTTACTTTGTTACCAGTAGAGGAACAATGTGCGGGAGAAAGGGGGAGAAGGGTGAATGGGGATGGTGTGAGGGAGGAGGAAATATGAAAGAGAATGTACCATTCAATATACAttcatttcttccatctcttttctACCACCCTTTGTCATCCCTCATTTCTCCCATATCTTTCATCTCTATGCCtttttatttatagaaaaacaTCGTATAAAATAGCTAGGTGCCAAAGAACTGTTTCTTTTGCATTTTCTGTGGCTCATTGTGTGCTTTGAATGTTATCAATTAGCAAGTTactgatttttttatatatatttttattgagGAATGATTCTTACTTGGTCAAGGTGTCCTCTTGttattttaatctaattatatgtttgtttctaATGCCTTTTCCAGAACCCGCACCTGTTCATTTGTGATACTGTTTTCGCTGTTGGTCAAAGTCGTGAGTGCCATTTATGTATTAAAGACCCATCCATTAGTACTACTTTGTGTAAACTGAAACATGTTAAGGTATTTCTTTCATATAGCTTCTACATAAATCTTGACTGGTTATATTTGTTGAACTGGGGTTTGTGAAAAGCTGCTCTTGActgatattattttcttttcaaataatttgtttttgaaTAGCGTGAAGGTTTGTCCACTGCAGAACTAGAAATTATAGGCGGTGACAGTGATGTTCAGGTGAATGAGAAGACTTATCAAAAGGATACGAAGGTAATTCTTAATGGAGGTGATGAGGTTGTATTCAGCTTGTCTGGAAGACATGCATATGTATCCTTTTCGCTGTAGTACCATCTAGAGTATAGTAATTATGACATATAATGTTCTCTGTTGCACTTCAGCCCTTCCCTCAACCTAATGCTATGTCTTGTATTGTTCGATTGATTCCATAACCTTGAATCAGATTTTCCAGCCGCTGACAAATGACAATAATATAGCTGCTCAGGGCATTCCTTCAATTAGCATTATAGAAACCCAGAATGCTCCAGTTAATGGGATGCATATGGAGGCAAGATCAGGGGACCCCTCTGCTGTTGATGGGGCATCAATATTAGCGTCAATGTCAAATGTGCCAAATGACTTGTCACTACTTCCAGAACCTGCTAAAGCTGGTGACGAGCTGCAACAAGATGCAGAGATGACTTCTCTTCCTTCTGCCAGTCGAGGTTCAGATGACTGTACTCCAGACATTGTGATGAAGGAGAGTACTAACGTTAATGATCAGGTTTCAGGTGATAAAGATATTGTTCAGTACCCTGACACTGCAAAAGAAAACCCCAATCTTGATAGTGTTGCATTGGATATGAATATTGAAACCAGGAAGGTCTCTGGGGCAACTCATGAACTAAGGCCACTCCTCCGTATGTTTGGCGGTTCTTCTAGTACCGATTTTGACTTAACTGGCAGCATTTCTAAAATACTTGACGAGCAAAGGGAAATCGGAGAGCTTCTCCACAATCTTGGCCCTCCAATGTTGATATCAACTAGGCGACAAgcatttaaagaaaaactacaaCAAGGAATTCTAAGTCCTGATGATATTGATgtctcctttgaaagtttcccATATTACCTAAGGTGCAGCATTTGCCTATTATGTTGATTAGATCTTCATATAATACTGAATTAACTTCCCTAATTGTTATTTGTCCATATTTAGTTGGACTCTTATTGGTAAATTCTTCACTCAGACCTTTactcattttgcatttttacaGTGAAACAACAAAGAAGGTTTTGATTGCATCCACCCACCCAAATTTGAAATGTAGTAAGTTTGGAAAGTACTTTTCATCACTACCTACTGGGAGCCCGCGCGTATTATTATCTGGTCCAGCAGGTACGTCTACCATGTTATGGTTGGTGATGCTTATAATTCTGTGGTTGATGATGcttgtaaattttgaaattttatatttgCTTTTCCTCGTTAATtcattatgtttttattttaataattctTTTGTAGGTTCTGAGATATATCAGGAGACCTTGGCAAAGGCACTTGCGAAACATTTTGGTGCTAGATTACTAATTGTAGATTCTCTTCTCCTGCCTGGTGTATGTTCCTTAGTTTCCCCATTTGAtccttttttaactttaatcttCTTTGCTTACAAGCATATATTCTCCTTCTGTTGTTTCTGGTCTTCGTTTCTCTAGCAGATTTTCTTTGTCATTTCAGGAGTTCAAGTTTAGAATTGtggatttttcttttaaatatttctTGAAATATACTTCTTAATAGGTTCAGGCACCACCGCCCAAGGATTCTGATTCTGTTAAAGAAGTACCAAGGCCTGAAAGAGTTTCCATTTTTGCGAAACGAGCAGCTCATGCTGCTGGGTTCAAGCACAAGAAACCAACCTCTAGCGTTGAGGCTGAAATTACTGGTGGATCCACTGTGAGTTCTCAGGCACTGCCAAAGCAGGAGACTTCTACTGCATCATCCAGAGGCATTACATTTAAACAAGGCATGATATTTGTTCTTAGAGTGTCGAACGTTCAGTGGATTTCTTATTGGTTTATTGATCCAGAATTATAACTTAACACTATCTTTCTTTGATGTGCTGACCCTTATCGATCTATCCAGGTGACAAGGTCAAATTTGTGGGTGCCATATCTTCTGGTCCTCTGCAGTTGCAGAGTTGTCCTCTTCTAAGGTACTCGATTTGCACGATGGTATAAAATGTTACATGTCTGAGTAATTTGATATTCGTAAGTGGCATTTGTATATATCATTTTCTGAATTAAGAAGAGGGTTTGGTGCCTCAATGTTTGATGTGGCATCTCTTTGTAACTTCCatcttttctcttccttttaTTTCGTCTTTACTTAATTGTGTAACTGCAGAATTAATTACTAGTTCATTGTGGCACCTAAGTTGAGAGAAATGATGCTGGTGGAACAAACAGTTAAAAAATATTCTTCCATGGCAATGCCTTGGCAAGTAATTACGAGCTGCCAAAGGCACTTGATATGTGATAAGTTGGTTCATATGAAATTGATTCTCAGCTCCCATGCCAGTTTGTGGCAAGTTTTCGTAGCAATCCTTGTTCAAATAGTCCTTTAACAGTTGTTTTACTTGGATTTATAAAAGTATGTCTTCCACAAAACTCCTTGCACTTCAGAATTTTGAAATTGTTGGATGAAgggtttctttcttttatttggaaatttttacaaatttctttaatATGGTTGCCACTATATAAACTTTCTAATGAGtttgaaatggaagaggaaaAATAGTGCatgggaaaaacaacagttAGCATGCTGTATGAATTTCATGGATCATTGATTGGAAAGTGATTTTGGTTCTAAATTTTGCAGGGGACCATCATATGGTTGTCGAGGCAAAGTTGTTcttgcttttgaagaaaatgaGGCTGCAAAAATTGGGGTTAGATTTGATAAATCAATACCAGATGGCAATGATCTTGGTGGTCTATGTGAAGAAGATCGTGGCTTTTTTTGTTCTGGTGATTTCTGATGTCATGAGTTCTTCCTGTTAGTGCATGattttgctttattttacaTTCTGTATTTTTCtgttaataattaatatttactatGCAGCTAGTCATTTACTTCCCTTGGATGTTTCTGGAGGTGATGATATTGACAAGCTTGCTATTGGTGAACTTCTTGAGGTACGATCGCCTATACTATAGCAAGTTTGCCCTTTACTATACCAATATAGTTGCAGTTAATCTGGTATTAATATCTGCACCAAACTTGTGCAGGTGGCATCCCATGAGAGTAAAAGTCTTCCCTTGATAGTGTTTTTGAAAGATATAGAAAAGGTTATGGCAGGTAACCCAGATGCATATAGTGTCTTGAAGTGTAAGCTTGAAAACTTGCCAGAGAATGTTGTTGTGATTGGCTCTCATACCCAGTTGGACACTCGCAAGGAGAAGGTAAAAGGCTGAGGATTTTATCAGTTAGCTGATTTTGAACTCACTCTTTTAGTTCGACATTAAAGCATTATTTTATGTTTGCAGTCCCATCCTGGTAGCCTTTTGTTCACGAAATTCGGCTTCAACCAAACGGCTTTGCTTGATCTTGCTTTTCCGGTATGTGAGTTGCCATTAtattttccattttgtttttcttcgtGGCATATAATGCTAATTCAAGTTTTAACCACTCATACCTGCATCTATAATCATGCTGATTCTGTAACTGTATTCTTATCTGATTAATTTAATTCTTAAATCTGTTTCCTGTTTGATTTATATTGAATTCTGTCTCGCCCTTTCTCTTGCAACTGTACACAAATTCCCCAAGGTCAATTGAAACGGTGATGAGGGGGCTTTGTTCACATTGAAATATAAATTCAACCATATTTTCTCATCAGTTAGGATCACATCTGTATCAGTGCAATTTTTTTTCCAGCAGGGAGTCTGGAATTTGTCGTCAATGTTTATCACTAGTTGTTACCCTCTTGTTCATAGATGGTACTTTCCTTCTTAAAATGACACATTTATTGGTTGTGTTCAGGATAACCTTGGTGGTAGGCTGCATGATAGGAGCAAAGAAACTCCTAAAACTATGAAGCAACTCTCTCGGATTTTCCCCAACAAAGTGACCATACAGCTGCCCCAGGTAATCAGCCTTTTTTTCTTGTATGGTCATTGTGCTACTTGTTATTGCTTGAAGGAGGTAATATTTGTCGGCTATCCTGGCAGGATGAAACTTTACTTTCGGACTGGAAGCAGCAGTTGGAGCGTGATGTTGAAACTTTGAAAGCCCAGTCAAATATTGTTACCATTCGCTCAGTAAGTACATCTGATCACATCTGCTATTTGTTCCTATTGTTCTTTCTCTTAAATATGTTTCTCATGTATACTGTTCTTACACCCTCTTGCGAACTCTCAAGGAATTGAAGATTGATGCATTTGTGCTTGCTAACAGCATATGCAGCGTGATCACATCTGCATCTTAGTGGCTAATGTAGTGTTTACTGCTTTCGATGCTATTCCTGTATATTTACATAAGGCTGATGCTTTCAGGTTCTTAACCGAGTTGCTGTGGATTGCCCTGACCTTGAAAGTCTGTGCATGAATGATCTAGCGCTTACAACTGAGAGTGTGTTTTCTTGAACTCAAATTTTGTAGTGCATAACATTTTGGAGGGAATGCTGACTTAAATATTCACTTATGCGGTTCATTGTATAATCTTTTCTTTAACAGGTGTTGAGAAAGTAGTAGGCTGGGCTATTAGTCACCATCTTATGCATTGTTCGGACGCTTTAGTTAAAGATGACAAACTTGTTATTTCTACTGAAAGGTTGTACTATTTCTTAGGACAGTAGTTTAAACATACGGTCTATTATGTTTTCTAATCATATTTTATGATTCTATGCTTACAGCCTTAAGGATGGACTAAACATTCTACAGGGCGTTCAAAATGAAAACAAGAGCATAAGGAAATCACTCAAGGTATGTTGATTATTCTGGGCGCATACCATAAATGCCTTGCTTCCGACTTTCTGAAGATGAAACATAAACTAGTTTTTCTATGATCAAGAATTTAAGTGTATATTGTATTGGATTTAACTCCCTGATTTTTCAGGATGTGGTTACCGGAaacgaatttgagaaaaaacTTCTTGTTGATGTTATTCCACCGAGCGATATTGGGGTTAGTTTTGATGACATTGGGGCCTTGGAAAATGTGAAGGACACCCTAAAGGAGTTGGTGATGCTTCCTCTTCAGAGGCCTGAATTGTTTAGCAAAGGACAGTTGACTAAGGTACAAACATGACATACTTTTCGCTTCTCTGTCTTTCATTCTCCCCTGTGGAGAGTGAAACAGTACTACGTTGGTGCTTCTCTTTCATATTTCTCTTCTGATTACCGTTCTTCTACAGCCTTGCAAAGGAATCTTGCTATTTGGTCCTCCGGGTACTGGAAAAACTATGCTTGCAAAGGCTGTTGCAACTGAAGCTGGTGCAAACTTTATTAACATATCAATGTCAAGTATTACTTCAAAGGTATTTTTGCATATTATCGTGGTGGTTGGATGTTTATTTTGTGACATCTCTTGAATCCATATGACACCTTTTAACATATTTTTTGCAGTGGTTTGGGGAAGGAGAGAAGTACGTTAAAGCAGTGTTCTCCTTAGCTAGTAAAATTGCCCCTAGCGTCATTTTTGTTGATGAGGTTGGTTCAATACATCCATATATTTGCGCTATGTTCAGGGAACTTCTTATTTCTTCTCTTCCCTTGAGTTTTCTCGAATTGGAAAATGATATTTATACAAGGAGTTTTCTGGAACTGTTTTACAAGCTCACATGATGGGCTATGCAAGAGACCATGTCAGTTTATGAGAGTTTTTATAGAATCCTTTGTTCATGCGGTTTCACTCAATTTTATTCCCGtgcaaattaattttttatggttACCATTGTAGGTTGACAGCATGTTAGGAAGACGTGAAAATCCTGGGGAACATGAAGCTATGcgtaaaatgaaaaatgagttcATGGTGAACTGGGATGGTTTGCGTACAAAGGATAAAGAACGTGTATTGGTACTTGCTGCTACTAATAGgccttttgaccttgatgaggCCGTTATTAGGCGGCTTCCAAGGAGGTAAAATCGCTGGTTTGATTGTTCTGCTGCTACTGCATCTGTTATATGTCAGTGCAAGTATCATTGACTTCCTGTGTACAAAATTAATCTGATGTGCAGATTGATGGTGAACTTGCCAGATGCCCAGAACAGAGAGAAAATACTGAGAGTTATATTAGCCAAAGAAGATTTGGAACCTGACGTTGATTTGGAAGCAGTTGCAAATCTTACGGATGGGTATTCAGGAAGTGACTTAAAGGTTGCCGACTAATTTTTCTGAAACCTATCCATGCTGCTTACGAACGTAGTTTTATTTTAATGGTTATATTCAATGTagttttgaatatttgtgtaATCGGTTGTGTCCCCATTTTGTTGTGCTTGCAGAATCTGTGTGTTGCTGCAGCTCACCTCCCCATTAGGGAAATtttagagaaagagaaaaaggtTGGTTTGCAgtgtatttttggtttttgaattcgAAGTGGTGTGCTACAACTAAGTAGTTCTTTCTCCGCATATCGCAGGAGAGAAGTTTAGCTTTGGCGGAGAACAGACCTGTACCTGATTTGTACTGTAGTACCGACATTCGTCCTTTGAAGATGGAGGACTTTAAACATGCGCATGAGCAGGTAATTTGCGATCTAGTATTACTATTTGTTGTAGTATTCTGTGGTGGTCGGAAGCGTTCAGTTGTGTTTCAGGGCTTTGCCGGTCTAATATCAAACTCAATGCAGGTATGTGCAAGTGTGTCATCAGAGTCGACAAATATGAACGAGCTCCTCCAATGGAATGACCTATATGGCGAAGGGGGATCAAGAAAGAAGACGTCTCTCAGTTATTTTATGTAGAATAGGTATTTTTTTCGGTGTACAGAAGTTCTTTGTTCTGTTTATTCTTCCTTATCGAGCTTATAAGGCGTGGCAAGAGATATCCATGGAAAATCCCGGCGAAGGTCACGCCCCCATTTGTATGATATATATAGGTTTTCTCTTCTTCATTTTCGCCCGTTTCGATTTATATTTTAACTTATCAGTTAGGAATGTCGTTCCAAATGACTTTTCTCTTTGTTATGGGTCCTCCTTTTGCCTGTACGTACTAACTGATAAGTGGAAAACATTTTGCAATGTTCTAATATTTGCTTATTTGTGTCGGTCGGTGTACGGAACAGTGATGTTTAGATTGCTTGAATAGGTCCTGCTTTTGTTAACCAAATGTAGGGAGAATTATTAACAATCTGAACGCTTGAATCGGCGACTGAAGAAACCGGCAAGTTGGGTGGGTGAATAGCCTTCACTTGCTCTTTTTGCTCTATACAATTTGCATGGAAGCTTTAGTTGGGTTCCAACTTTACACAAACTAAGGGTTTCGACCCATTTCTCATTTACATGAGTCGAGGgttcggattttctgtttttcAGCTCCGGACACTAAGGTTTGAAGAGGAttcgaatttcaattttgtgttCAATCAACAGaatccaaacaaacaaaacaaagttgaaaCCAAGCGAAACTAAGTTCCTAACATCAACGTGATTATGCCGTGAGTTAAAGTTGGCACGAGCAGTGTGTTGGTCTCCATCCCTCAGATGTATAAGTTAGCATCGGACTTTATATTCATATAAGatatttcacttatatttttactaattaataaaatattcattgtcaaccaaaatcttatgaaattaccagtttaaccctctaattaaaatagaacatgaataagaaatatgagacataaatgtaatttcacacaactaaatttgttgtttttttttttcaaagcctcatttacatgtaatcctaacatatctttaattaaaaaaaaaaaaaaatatttcacacATTTTGCGCATGCCCATATGTTAAtgtgaataaaaaaaacaaacgaaaaaatCCACCTCTGCATGTAGCACTGATAAATGGGGAGGTGGATTGTTTGCCCTCCTATTTTCATACTCTTCCCATGctttctgtttgtgtggtcacggttaagacacgtcaatattttatattcctattactttttgttttattatttctataaacaattaatataaaatattaacgtgacttaaccgtgactacACATCATACCGCATGAAAAGAGGATAGAAATGGGAGGCAGACAATCCACATCCCTGATAAATTGACGAATGGTGTACGGTTGTGCAGATAGCTGACTCAGACTGCGTAACGTGACGATTCGCATTTGCATTTAGTCCACCGCGCAAATCCAAACTTCCTGAAAAAACAAATCACGCAACCAAAGCGCGACGTCGCCGCCGAAGGACCTCCGAATCCATGGACCTCATGTCTCATTCCTCCGCCTTCCTCCTCCCTACGATCCCGCCCAACCAAACGCCGTCTCCCACCTACGCACTCGTCTTTCTCAACCAGAGCCTCCCGAGATTCGCTCCACTGCTCTGGGACCACGGTACTTATCCTCCACCTCTCCtttttcctcttcctttttcaaattttcagctTTCGATTTTGTTTCTCTGAGCTTTTTTGTGGTGCGTGTTGGTGTAGAGCAGCACAACTACGTATGTGTGCCGACGGCGGTGCCAATCGCGTTTACGACGACATGCCCCTTCTGCTCCCGCACGAAAATGCCGTAGATGTTAGGAAaaggtttatttttttatttttttcttgatttttaaattatttttttttgggggaattTTACTGTAAGTAAATTGTGTAAAGTATGGCTTTTGATTGATTCGATTCTTCA is a genomic window containing:
- the LOC137715075 gene encoding uncharacterized protein isoform X1, yielding MVETRRSSSSKRALSASPPPNPKRSKASDASSSNNGVRSGPPAEPLGPIKESGSQSPELELRPSDPPTTDSLKASNGSDATALERSPDAVPEGEALVSPQPLGETAVRAGLKRAKKLPKKTAKSNSKSAWGMLISQCSRNPHLFICDTVFAVGQSRECHLCIKDPSISTTLCKLKHVKREGLSTAELEIIGGDSDVQVNEKTYQKDTKVILNGGDEVVFSLSGRHAYIFQPLTNDNNIAAQGIPSISIIETQNAPVNGMHMEARSGDPSAVDGASILASMSNVPNDLSLLPEPAKAGDELQQDAEMTSLPSASRGSDDCTPDIVMKESTNVNDQVSGDKDIVQYPDTAKENPNLDSVALDMNIETRKVSGATHELRPLLRMFGGSSSTDFDLTGSISKILDEQREIGELLHNLGPPMLISTRRQAFKEKLQQGILSPDDIDVSFESFPYYLSETTKKVLIASTHPNLKCSKFGKYFSSLPTGSPRVLLSGPAGSEIYQETLAKALAKHFGARLLIVDSLLLPGVQAPPPKDSDSVKEVPRPERVSIFAKRAAHAAGFKHKKPTSSVEAEITGGSTVSSQALPKQETSTASSRGITFKQGDKVKFVGAISSGPLQLQSCPLLRGPSYGCRGKVVLAFEENEAAKIGVRFDKSIPDGNDLGGLCEEDRGFFCSASHLLPLDVSGGDDIDKLAIGELLEVASHESKSLPLIVFLKDIEKVMAGNPDAYSVLKCKLENLPENVVVIGSHTQLDTRKEKSHPGSLLFTKFGFNQTALLDLAFPDNLGGRLHDRSKETPKTMKQLSRIFPNKVTIQLPQDETLLSDWKQQLERDVETLKAQSNIVTIRSVLNRVAVDCPDLESLCMNDLALTTESVEKVVGWAISHHLMHCSDALVKDDKLVISTESLKDGLNILQGVQNENKSIRKSLKDVVTGNEFEKKLLVDVIPPSDIGVSFDDIGALENVKDTLKELVMLPLQRPELFSKGQLTKPCKGILLFGPPGTGKTMLAKAVATEAGANFINISMSSITSKWFGEGEKYVKAVFSLASKIAPSVIFVDEVDSMLGRRENPGEHEAMRKMKNEFMVNWDGLRTKDKERVLVLAATNRPFDLDEAVIRRLPRRLMVNLPDAQNREKILRVILAKEDLEPDVDLEAVANLTDGYSGSDLKNLCVAAAHLPIREILEKEKKERSLALAENRPVPDLYCSTDIRPLKMEDFKHAHEQVCASVSSESTNMNELLQWNDLYGEGGSRKKTSLSYFM